Proteins from a single region of Catenulispora acidiphila DSM 44928:
- a CDS encoding class I SAM-dependent RNA methyltransferase: protein MKRPADRRRSSDHAAQARPSGDAVGTRIEVEVGAPGHGGFCVARHEGRAVFVRHALPGERVVAEVTEGDSKDSFWRADAVEVLEASEDRVEAPCRYAGPGLCGGCDWQHASYEAQLRIKGEVVAEQLRRLAKLDREVVVEEVASPFGWRTRVQFAVDPDGSLGFRKHRSHEVVPVEECAIASSGVDEVGALGRQWPGVETVEVIAATGSNDRALVVTPKRGESMPFVDADVKASVLRGVSRNTHISGVQRIHGRPYVREVAEGRTWRVSGSGFWQVHPAAPDVLTEAVLDFLDPKDGDVALDLYCGVGLFAAPLAEAVGESGAVLAVELDRQAVRDAAHNLGFADDAEESTEFPWVDLVEGSVDEVLADEGYVPDRADVVVLDPPRAGAGRDVCARIAALGPRAVAYVACDPAALARDVAYLAEAGYELTDLRAFDLFPMTRHVECVALLEPAQR from the coding sequence TATCGAGGTGGAGGTCGGCGCGCCCGGACACGGCGGATTCTGCGTGGCGCGGCACGAGGGGCGCGCGGTGTTCGTGCGCCACGCGTTGCCGGGGGAGCGGGTGGTCGCCGAAGTGACCGAGGGCGACTCCAAGGACTCGTTCTGGCGCGCGGACGCGGTGGAGGTCCTTGAGGCCTCTGAGGACCGCGTCGAGGCGCCGTGCCGGTACGCCGGGCCCGGTCTGTGCGGCGGCTGCGACTGGCAGCACGCGAGCTACGAGGCGCAGCTCCGGATCAAGGGCGAGGTCGTCGCCGAGCAGCTGCGGCGGCTGGCGAAGCTGGACCGCGAGGTCGTCGTCGAGGAGGTCGCCTCGCCGTTCGGCTGGCGGACCCGCGTGCAGTTCGCGGTGGATCCCGACGGCAGCTTGGGGTTCCGCAAGCACCGTTCCCATGAAGTCGTCCCTGTTGAGGAATGCGCCATCGCGTCCTCCGGAGTCGACGAGGTCGGTGCTCTAGGGCGCCAATGGCCAGGAGTGGAGACGGTCGAGGTGATCGCCGCGACCGGCTCCAACGACCGGGCTCTGGTGGTCACGCCTAAGCGTGGGGAGTCGATGCCCTTTGTGGACGCGGACGTAAAGGCGTCCGTACTCCGTGGCGTCTCTAGGAACACTCATATCTCCGGCGTACAGCGCATCCATGGGCGTCCTTACGTACGTGAGGTCGCCGAGGGGCGCACCTGGCGGGTCAGCGGCAGCGGCTTCTGGCAGGTACACCCGGCGGCTCCGGACGTGCTGACCGAAGCGGTCCTGGACTTCCTGGACCCGAAGGACGGCGACGTGGCGCTCGATCTCTATTGCGGAGTCGGCTTGTTCGCCGCTCCGTTGGCCGAGGCAGTCGGCGAAAGCGGCGCGGTGCTGGCGGTGGAGCTGGACCGGCAGGCGGTCCGAGACGCCGCGCACAACCTAGGGTTCGCGGACGACGCCGAGGAGAGCACCGAGTTCCCGTGGGTGGACCTCGTCGAGGGGTCCGTGGACGAGGTCCTGGCCGACGAGGGCTACGTGCCGGATCGGGCGGACGTCGTCGTCCTGGACCCGCCGCGCGCGGGTGCCGGACGGGACGTGTGCGCGCGGATCGCCGCCCTCGGGCCGCGCGCCGTGGCGTACGTCGCATGCGACCCCGCGGCTCTGGCTCGGGACGTCGCGTATCTGGCGGAAGCCGGCTACGAGCTGACCGACCTGCGCGCCTTCGATCTGTTCCCCATGACCCGGCATGTGGAATGCGTGGCGTTGCTGGAACCCGCGCAGCGATAG
- the glyA gene encoding serine hydroxymethyltransferase, protein MHSPAIPELAQEDPQIAGLIEDEARRQYEKIRMIASENYVSAAVLEASGTVLTNKYSEGYAGRRYYEGQQFIDPIETIAIDRAKELFGVAHANVQPYSGSPANLAVYLAFLKPGDTFMGAGLAAGGHLTHGSPVSVTGKWFTPVAYGVSRETGIVDMNEVRDLALKERPKLIFCGGTAIPRTIDFPAFAEIAKEIGAILVSDIAHIAGLVAGGAHPSPVGYADVITTTTHKTLRGPRGAMILTTEEYATPIDKAVFPGLQGGPHNHTTAGIAVALKEAAQPEFRTYAATVVANAKALAAGLTERGWDLVSGGTDNHLILADLTPKGVTGKVAAKALDAAGIELNYNSVPFDPRKPFDPSGIRLGAAAITTRGLKPEQMGQVAQWMDDTVQAAAKGDTDEYARIAGQVRELMAQYPMPGWA, encoded by the coding sequence ATGCACTCGCCCGCCATTCCCGAACTCGCTCAGGAAGATCCCCAGATCGCCGGTCTGATCGAGGACGAAGCCCGCCGCCAGTACGAGAAGATCCGGATGATCGCCTCGGAGAACTATGTCTCCGCGGCGGTCCTGGAAGCTTCCGGCACGGTCCTGACCAACAAGTACTCCGAGGGATACGCCGGCCGCCGGTACTACGAGGGCCAGCAGTTCATCGACCCGATCGAGACGATCGCGATCGACCGGGCCAAGGAGCTGTTCGGCGTGGCGCACGCCAACGTGCAGCCCTACTCCGGCTCCCCGGCGAACCTCGCGGTGTACCTGGCGTTCCTGAAGCCCGGGGACACCTTCATGGGCGCGGGCCTGGCCGCCGGCGGCCACCTGACCCACGGCTCGCCGGTGTCGGTGACCGGCAAGTGGTTCACCCCGGTCGCCTACGGCGTCTCCCGCGAGACCGGCATCGTGGACATGAACGAGGTCCGCGACCTGGCCCTGAAGGAGCGCCCGAAGCTGATCTTCTGCGGCGGCACCGCGATCCCGCGCACCATCGACTTCCCGGCCTTCGCCGAGATCGCCAAGGAGATCGGCGCCATCCTGGTGTCCGACATCGCGCACATCGCCGGCCTGGTCGCCGGCGGCGCGCACCCCTCCCCGGTCGGGTACGCGGACGTCATCACCACCACGACGCACAAGACCCTGCGCGGTCCGCGCGGCGCGATGATCCTGACGACCGAGGAGTACGCGACCCCGATCGACAAGGCCGTGTTCCCCGGCCTGCAGGGCGGCCCGCACAACCACACCACCGCCGGCATCGCGGTGGCGCTGAAGGAGGCCGCGCAGCCGGAGTTCCGGACGTACGCGGCGACCGTCGTGGCCAACGCCAAGGCGCTGGCCGCCGGTCTCACCGAGCGCGGCTGGGACCTGGTGTCCGGCGGCACGGACAACCACCTGATCCTGGCCGACCTGACGCCCAAGGGCGTCACCGGCAAGGTGGCGGCGAAGGCGCTGGACGCGGCCGGGATCGAGCTGAACTACAACTCGGTGCCGTTCGACCCGCGCAAGCCCTTCGACCCCTCCGGCATCCGGCTCGGCGCCGCCGCGATCACCACGCGCGGGCTGAAGCCGGAGCAGATGGGGCAGGTCGCGCAGTGGATGGACGACACGGTGCAGGCCGCCGCCAAGGGCGACACCGACGAGTACGCGCGGATCGCGGGGCAGGTGCGCGAGCTGATGGCGCAGTACCCGATGCCGGGTTGGGCGTAG
- a CDS encoding pirin family protein, protein MSNLDAHPTEQDCRAKGDPGPVVEFYEARDVPLGGVRGVHVLRALPQRVLPTVGAWCFLDHFGPDTTPMNVNPHPHIGLQTVTWPFQGDVRHRDSVGSDVVVRPRQLNIMTAGRGIAHSEIGVEASQTGHGLQLWTALPEEHRDTAPHFEQHQKLPVYELPGLRALVFLGTLDTVTSPATAYSPIVGADITINPGATATIPLTHYHEHAVLVIDGDLTVADTDLPPGPLLYLGTGRSGLTLTSHAGAHLILLGGEPFREDIVMWWNFVGRSHEDIEEARDDWEKRDVERFPDIAGHTVEERIPAPPLPGIRLKPRGRGPR, encoded by the coding sequence GTGAGCAACCTGGACGCGCATCCCACCGAGCAGGACTGCCGCGCCAAGGGCGATCCGGGTCCGGTGGTCGAGTTCTACGAAGCGCGCGACGTTCCGCTCGGCGGGGTGCGGGGCGTCCATGTCCTGCGCGCGCTGCCGCAGCGGGTGTTGCCGACCGTCGGCGCCTGGTGTTTCCTGGACCACTTCGGCCCGGACACCACGCCGATGAACGTCAACCCGCACCCGCACATCGGCCTGCAGACCGTCACCTGGCCGTTCCAGGGCGACGTGCGGCACCGGGACAGCGTCGGCTCCGACGTCGTGGTCCGGCCGCGCCAGCTGAACATCATGACCGCCGGGCGCGGCATCGCGCACTCGGAGATCGGTGTGGAGGCAAGCCAGACGGGACACGGCCTCCAGCTGTGGACCGCGCTGCCGGAAGAGCACCGCGACACCGCGCCGCACTTCGAGCAGCACCAGAAGCTGCCGGTCTACGAGCTCCCGGGTCTGCGCGCGCTGGTCTTCCTCGGGACGCTGGACACCGTCACGTCCCCGGCGACCGCCTACTCCCCGATCGTCGGCGCCGACATCACGATCAACCCCGGCGCGACGGCGACGATCCCGCTGACCCACTACCACGAGCACGCCGTGCTGGTCATCGACGGCGACCTGACGGTGGCCGACACCGACCTCCCGCCCGGCCCGCTCCTCTACCTCGGCACCGGACGCAGCGGACTGACGCTCACCAGCCACGCCGGCGCGCACCTGATCCTCCTCGGCGGCGAGCCGTTCCGCGAGGACATCGTCATGTGGTGGAACTTCGTGGGACGCAGCCACGAAGACATCGAAGAGGCCCGCGACGACTGGGAGAAGCGCGACGTGGAACGCTTCCCGGACATCGCGGGCCACACGGTCGAGGAGCGCATCCCCGCACCGCCGCTACCAGGCATCCGCCTTAAGCCGCGCGGCCGTGGACCTCGCTAG
- a CDS encoding DNA polymerase IV codes for MRRLPSIFHVDLDAFYASVEQLHKPSLRGKPVVVGGIGNRGVVSTASYEARAFGVHSALATGIARRRAPNAAYLIPRFGAYQAYSERVMALMHELSPLVEPLSLDEAFIDISHLFGSLDTTTPHNATLEARRIAEDLRTRIKNETGLTASVGAGTSKLIAKIASDAEKPDGLVVIEPGTEQTWLDPLPVRALWGVGPATAERLRKIGATTVADLRTLSLTELTTVVGASYGTTLYAIARGQDDRDVSTDREMKSVSVEDTYAEDLLDPATITAHMDDLVTRLSTRIRKAGRSGRTITIKVRGHDFTTVSRSETTPNPTDDLTTIRAATHRMLPGAVAAATQSVPGIRLLGVGLTGLAEWAQVDLFTAAEDLDAALEIWEHAADPTPPKAPPTDDDFDMPRGILTREPPRAESSEATPTPGITATATPTTVSTASATADPAESTDRPIGDPAAMSPTDSAPDPTADSSATTPGDRPGSAPDSSTTTPADQPDPGHSPTADSSATTPGDQPDPASSPTTESGTTTPGDRPDPGPSPTAGSNATASGDRPDPASSPTAGSSATSSAEQPDPGPSPTADSSATTSADQPGSAPDSTADSTTTTSVGQPDPAPSPNPADVMTPVATVEGERSPRQFGPLPPGTRGAVEAAVGERRFLPGQDVVHEEFGGGWVQGSGLGRVTVRFESPWSGVGRIKTLRAEDGALQLVDAASVAREALARLVAHAPEPGVSIGSMTDEPTKTEVVDNELEDRFELWYGDRLAGFASYRRRGGGTVFVHTVIEPEFEGKGLGSVLARQALDATVARGEEIIPVCPFISAYLRKHPEYDEHVQWPAP; via the coding sequence GTGCGCCGGCTGCCTTCGATCTTCCACGTCGACCTCGACGCGTTCTACGCGTCGGTGGAGCAGCTGCACAAGCCCAGTCTGCGCGGCAAGCCGGTGGTGGTCGGCGGGATCGGGAACCGGGGCGTGGTCTCGACGGCGTCGTACGAGGCGCGGGCCTTCGGCGTGCACTCGGCGCTGGCGACCGGGATCGCTCGGAGGCGGGCGCCGAACGCGGCGTACCTGATCCCCCGCTTCGGCGCGTACCAGGCCTACAGCGAGCGGGTCATGGCCCTGATGCACGAGCTGTCGCCCCTGGTGGAACCGCTCAGCCTCGACGAGGCATTCATCGACATATCACACTTATTCGGATCACTTGACACCACAACCCCGCACAATGCGACACTCGAAGCACGCCGCATCGCCGAGGACCTGAGAACCCGTATCAAGAACGAGACGGGCCTCACCGCGTCCGTCGGCGCGGGCACGAGCAAACTCATCGCCAAGATCGCCTCGGACGCCGAGAAGCCCGACGGTCTGGTCGTCATCGAACCCGGCACCGAACAGACCTGGCTGGACCCCCTCCCCGTGCGCGCGCTCTGGGGCGTCGGCCCGGCTACCGCCGAACGCCTCCGCAAGATCGGCGCCACCACCGTCGCCGACCTGCGCACCCTGAGCCTGACGGAGCTGACCACCGTCGTCGGCGCCAGCTACGGCACGACCCTGTACGCCATAGCCCGCGGCCAGGACGACCGCGACGTCAGCACCGACCGCGAAATGAAATCGGTCAGCGTCGAGGACACCTACGCCGAAGACCTCCTCGACCCGGCCACCATCACCGCCCACATGGACGACCTGGTCACCCGCCTGAGCACCCGCATCCGCAAAGCGGGCCGCTCCGGCCGCACCATCACCATCAAAGTCCGAGGCCACGACTTCACCACCGTCTCCCGCAGCGAAACCACCCCCAACCCCACCGACGACCTCACCACCATCCGAGCCGCCACCCACCGCATGCTCCCCGGCGCCGTAGCGGCAGCCACCCAATCAGTCCCCGGCATCCGCCTCCTCGGCGTGGGCCTCACAGGCCTGGCCGAATGGGCCCAAGTAGACCTCTTCACCGCCGCCGAAGACCTCGACGCCGCCCTCGAAATCTGGGAGCACGCCGCCGACCCGACCCCGCCGAAAGCACCCCCGACCGACGACGACTTCGACATGCCCCGCGGCATCCTGACCCGGGAGCCGCCACGCGCCGAGAGCTCGGAAGCCACGCCAACCCCCGGCATCACCGCCACCGCCACGCCGACCACCGTTTCGACCGCATCCGCCACCGCCGACCCGGCCGAATCCACCGACCGCCCGATCGGCGATCCGGCAGCCATGTCACCTACCGACTCCGCCCCCGACCCGACCGCCGACTCCAGCGCCACCACGCCCGGCGACCGACCCGGCTCCGCCCCCGACTCGAGCACCACCACGCCCGCCGACCAACCCGACCCCGGCCACAGCCCGACCGCCGACTCCAGTGCCACCACACCCGGCGACCAACCCGACCCCGCCTCCAGCCCGACCACCGAATCGGGCACCACCACGCCCGGCGACCGACCCGATCCCGGCCCCAGCCCGACCGCCGGTTCCAATGCCACCGCGTCCGGCGACCGACCCGACCCCGCCTCCAGCCCGACTGCCGGTTCAAGTGCCACCTCATCCGCCGAGCAACCCGATCCCGGCCCCAGCCCGACTGCCGACTCGAGTGCCACCACGTCCGCCGACCAACCCGGCTCCGCCCCCGACTCGACCGCCGACTCGACCACCACCACGTCCGTCGGCCAACCCGATCCCGCCCCCTCCCCCAATCCCGCCGATGTCATGACCCCCGTCGCGACCGTCGAGGGCGAGCGCTCGCCGCGCCAGTTCGGGCCGCTTCCGCCGGGGACTCGGGGTGCGGTCGAGGCCGCGGTCGGCGAGCGGCGGTTTCTTCCTGGGCAGGATGTCGTGCACGAGGAGTTCGGCGGGGGGTGGGTTCAGGGCAGTGGGCTGGGGCGGGTCACGGTGCGCTTCGAGAGTCCGTGGTCGGGGGTCGGGCGTATCAAGACGTTGCGTGCCGAAGATGGGGCGTTGCAGCTCGTCGATGCGGCGAGTGTCGCCCGCGAGGCGCTGGCCCGGCTCGTCGCGCACGCGCCGGAGCCCGGCGTTAGCATCGGCAGCATGACTGATGAGCCCACCAAGACCGAGGTCGTCGACAACGAACTCGAAGACCGTTTCGAGCTCTGGTACGGCGACCGCCTCGCGGGCTTCGCCTCCTATCGGCGGCGGGGCGGCGGGACGGTCTTCGTGCACACGGTGATCGAGCCGGAGTTCGAGGGGAAGGGCCTGGGGTCGGTGTTGGCGCGGCAGGCATTGGACGCGACGGTGGCTCGGGGCGAGGAGATCATTCCGGTGTGCCCCTTCATCTCCGCCTACCTGCGCAAGCACCCTGAGTACGACGAGCACGTCCAGTGGCCGGCGCCGTGA
- a CDS encoding methyltransferase, with product MADSAASATATSATSAAPAAARRDRARTAVLWQALRTVLDASGPRDVLDVGGGTGGFAVPIAELGHRVTVVDPSPDALAALERRAAESGVPKEALRAVQGDLAGLLEHVEPGSVDLVLCHGVLEMADDPAAGLATVADVLRPGGVVSLLAANRTAAVVARALGGHFAEARRALADPTGRFGAQDPLAARFDEEQLSRLLREARLTVQSVHGVRVFTDLVPGALVDADPQAASDLAALEAAVADRPEFRAVAGRLHLLARKIAS from the coding sequence ATGGCCGACAGCGCCGCCAGCGCGACCGCCACCTCCGCCACCTCCGCCGCCCCCGCCGCGGCCCGCCGCGACCGGGCCCGCACCGCCGTCCTGTGGCAGGCCCTGCGCACCGTCCTCGACGCCTCCGGCCCGCGCGACGTCCTCGACGTCGGCGGCGGCACCGGCGGCTTCGCCGTCCCGATCGCCGAGCTGGGCCACCGGGTCACCGTCGTGGACCCCAGCCCCGACGCGCTGGCCGCCCTGGAGCGCCGCGCCGCCGAGTCCGGCGTGCCCAAGGAGGCGCTGCGCGCCGTCCAGGGCGACCTGGCCGGGCTGCTGGAGCACGTGGAGCCCGGCAGCGTGGACCTGGTCCTGTGCCACGGCGTCCTGGAGATGGCCGACGACCCGGCCGCCGGCCTGGCCACCGTCGCCGACGTGCTGCGGCCCGGCGGCGTGGTGAGCCTGCTGGCGGCGAACCGCACCGCGGCGGTGGTGGCGCGGGCGCTCGGCGGGCACTTCGCCGAGGCGCGGCGCGCGCTGGCCGACCCGACCGGCCGCTTCGGCGCGCAGGACCCGCTGGCGGCGCGGTTCGACGAGGAGCAGCTCTCGCGGCTGCTGCGCGAGGCGCGGCTCACGGTGCAGTCGGTGCACGGCGTGCGCGTGTTCACCGACCTGGTCCCCGGCGCGCTGGTGGACGCCGACCCGCAGGCGGCCTCCGATCTCGCGGCGCTGGAGGCGGCTGTCGCCGACCGGCCGGAGTTCCGCGCGGTGGCGGGCCGGCTGCACCTTCTGGCCCGCAAGATCGCTTCTTAA
- a CDS encoding DUF3040 domain-containing protein, which yields MPLSDHEQRLLEQMERALHAEDPKFASALQGADLRALFRRRALLAVIGFALGIGMLVAGLVISQIALSVGGFVVMLGCAWLAYASWRRIPAPGEIVPVARRKARAVTGKSGRPGGRQKQPTMRRFEERWQRRRDEGNM from the coding sequence GTGCCGCTGTCTGATCATGAGCAGCGCCTGCTGGAGCAGATGGAGCGCGCGCTGCACGCGGAGGACCCCAAGTTCGCCTCCGCGCTGCAGGGAGCGGATCTGCGCGCGCTGTTCCGGCGCCGCGCCCTGCTGGCCGTGATCGGGTTCGCCCTCGGCATCGGCATGCTGGTCGCCGGCCTGGTGATCTCCCAGATCGCGCTGAGCGTCGGCGGCTTCGTGGTGATGCTGGGCTGTGCCTGGCTCGCCTACGCCAGCTGGCGCCGGATCCCCGCCCCCGGCGAGATCGTGCCGGTCGCGCGCCGCAAGGCCCGCGCGGTCACCGGCAAGTCCGGCCGTCCCGGCGGACGCCAGAAGCAGCCGACGATGCGCCGCTTCGAAGAGCGCTGGCAGCGTCGCCGCGACGAGGGGAACATGTAG
- a CDS encoding transglutaminaseTgpA domain-containing protein: protein MTGRLRIGIAAAVALLLTSSGLLRLLAPGSWVWPIVLAVIVATASGELFRRLVRPRPLVVLAQAAVVFWYDMVLLAHDVAFAGVLPTWAVFDKLGNLYSTGAHDIRDTFVGGQATSGIAAILVLSLSALAVLVDALAATYAAAPLAGLPLLALYLVPATRSGGGYDWLAFALAAGGYTALLSAEGRDRLGRWGRPLVHAGRQRTGADGKPVAAPKARVDTGPIAATGHQITMYALIVAVLAPVLLPTVAGGLFGIGPDSGSGTGNGHHKGNGSFSQVLDLKANLGSLTDDPVLDYNSAKPEYIRLQTLDVFDPKSTTPWTPDPSLQLKGLAADGTVSSTVPGLVAPTQPQTVPMQITYLTEESTKVSPTSNLSSLPVPYPAKQVTGLAAGFEVDPDSLAVLGVSPVFNTMTYRATVYDTTSIPPAELAAATGPTSDDKTFFNLSRDLDTTDIPPYIKQLAEQITAGLTNPVDKAQAIQNYFQNSANHFRYTLDVPKNPTGLSAMQWLLQNKAGYCQFYAETMAAMARSIGIPARIAVGFTPGQSVGGDTWAVKMHDYHSWPELFMHGVGWLRFEPTVGIDNIATTSGGHGRIPSYSTNTTTSTTTAPSQNPTTSSAPGAGASSAANCPVNIRKAGGCSANLEDGGTASAPKSKFSWLGWFGSVPRFLQYWLFGGSGYAIAVRFILLALLLIACVPMVVRIVRRRARWKLAAGRRAGKRAKSGGGDEDGLDWESADVPAARRPEEDPERLRILAAWDEVRDSATDLGYTWPTSETPRRSAERIIKQAHLSRPAQDAMGRVTVLAERANYARTLRRPAPSGAAPTPNLLDDVKEIRAGLAEPVSRRTRIRATVLPPSAMAALRERREDFTGRVYERVQGTGSRLRARTPGAVGRSRPEGRDGREGREGREDQRPRQ from the coding sequence ATGACCGGCAGACTGCGCATAGGCATAGCCGCGGCCGTCGCGCTGCTGCTGACCTCCTCGGGGTTGCTGCGACTGCTGGCGCCCGGCTCGTGGGTGTGGCCGATCGTGCTGGCGGTGATCGTGGCGACCGCCTCCGGCGAGCTGTTCCGGCGGCTGGTGCGGCCGCGGCCGCTGGTGGTGCTGGCCCAGGCCGCGGTCGTGTTCTGGTACGACATGGTGCTGCTGGCGCACGACGTCGCCTTCGCCGGCGTGCTGCCGACCTGGGCCGTCTTCGACAAGCTCGGAAACCTGTACTCCACCGGCGCGCACGACATCCGCGACACCTTCGTCGGCGGCCAGGCCACCTCCGGCATCGCCGCGATCCTGGTGCTCTCGCTGAGCGCGCTGGCGGTGCTGGTGGACGCCCTCGCCGCGACCTACGCCGCCGCGCCGCTGGCCGGCCTGCCGCTGCTGGCGCTGTACCTGGTCCCGGCCACCCGCAGCGGCGGCGGCTACGACTGGCTGGCGTTCGCGCTGGCGGCCGGCGGCTACACCGCGCTGCTCTCGGCGGAAGGCCGCGACCGCCTCGGCCGCTGGGGACGGCCGCTGGTCCACGCCGGACGCCAGCGGACCGGCGCCGACGGCAAGCCGGTCGCCGCGCCCAAGGCGCGGGTGGACACCGGGCCGATCGCCGCCACCGGACACCAGATCACGATGTACGCGCTGATCGTCGCGGTCCTGGCGCCGGTGCTGCTGCCCACGGTCGCCGGCGGGCTGTTCGGGATCGGACCGGACAGCGGCAGCGGGACCGGGAACGGCCACCACAAGGGCAACGGCTCGTTCAGCCAGGTGCTGGACCTCAAGGCGAATCTGGGCTCGCTGACCGACGACCCGGTCCTCGACTACAACTCGGCCAAGCCGGAGTACATCCGGCTGCAGACGCTGGACGTGTTCGACCCGAAGAGCACCACGCCCTGGACCCCCGACCCGTCGCTGCAGCTGAAGGGGCTGGCAGCCGACGGGACGGTCTCCAGCACCGTGCCCGGGCTCGTGGCACCGACCCAGCCGCAGACCGTCCCGATGCAGATCACCTACCTGACCGAGGAGAGCACGAAGGTCAGCCCGACCAGCAATCTCAGCTCGCTGCCGGTGCCCTACCCCGCCAAGCAGGTCACCGGGCTGGCAGCCGGGTTCGAGGTCGACCCCGACTCGCTGGCGGTCCTGGGCGTCTCCCCGGTGTTCAACACCATGACCTACCGCGCGACGGTCTACGACACGACCTCGATCCCGCCGGCCGAGCTGGCCGCCGCGACCGGGCCGACCTCCGACGACAAGACGTTCTTCAACCTGAGCCGGGACCTGGACACCACAGACATCCCGCCGTACATCAAGCAGCTGGCCGAGCAGATCACCGCGGGCCTGACCAACCCGGTGGACAAGGCCCAGGCGATCCAGAACTACTTCCAGAACTCGGCCAACCACTTCAGGTACACGCTGGACGTGCCGAAGAACCCGACCGGTCTGAGCGCCATGCAGTGGCTGTTGCAGAACAAGGCGGGCTACTGCCAGTTCTACGCCGAGACCATGGCCGCGATGGCGCGCTCGATCGGCATCCCGGCGCGGATCGCGGTGGGCTTCACCCCCGGGCAGTCCGTCGGCGGCGACACCTGGGCCGTGAAGATGCACGACTACCACTCCTGGCCGGAGCTGTTCATGCACGGCGTCGGCTGGCTGCGGTTCGAGCCGACGGTCGGCATCGACAACATAGCGACCACCAGCGGCGGCCACGGCCGGATCCCGAGCTACAGCACCAACACCACCACGAGCACCACCACGGCGCCGTCGCAGAACCCGACCACGTCCTCCGCGCCCGGCGCCGGGGCGTCCTCGGCCGCCAACTGCCCGGTGAACATCCGCAAGGCCGGCGGATGCTCGGCGAACCTGGAGGACGGCGGCACGGCGAGCGCGCCGAAGTCGAAGTTCAGCTGGCTCGGCTGGTTCGGCTCGGTGCCGCGCTTCCTGCAGTACTGGCTGTTCGGCGGCTCCGGCTACGCGATCGCGGTGCGCTTCATCCTGCTGGCGCTGCTGCTCATCGCCTGCGTCCCGATGGTGGTGCGGATCGTGCGCCGCCGGGCCCGCTGGAAGCTGGCGGCGGGACGGCGCGCGGGCAAGCGCGCCAAGTCCGGCGGCGGGGACGAGGACGGGCTCGACTGGGAGTCCGCCGACGTGCCCGCCGCCCGCCGGCCCGAGGAGGACCCGGAGCGGCTGCGGATCCTCGCGGCCTGGGACGAGGTCCGCGACAGCGCGACCGACCTGGGCTACACCTGGCCGACCTCGGAGACCCCGAGGCGCAGCGCCGAGCGGATCATCAAGCAGGCGCACCTGTCGCGCCCGGCGCAGGACGCCATGGGCCGGGTCACGGTGCTGGCCGAACGGGCGAACTACGCGCGGACGCTGCGGCGCCCGGCGCCCTCGGGCGCGGCACCGACGCCGAACCTGCTGGACGACGTGAAGGAGATCCGCGCCGGGCTGGCCGAGCCGGTCTCGCGGCGTACCCGGATCCGCGCGACGGTGCTGCCGCCCTCGGCGATGGCCGCGCTGCGCGAGCGGCGGGAGGACTTCACCGGGCGGGTCTACGAGCGGGTGCAGGGCACCGGCTCGCGGCTGCGGGCTCGGACGCCTGGCGCTGTGGGGCGGTCGCGACCGGAGGGGCGGGACGGGCGAGAAGGGCGGGAAGGTCGGGAGGATCAGCGGCCTCGGCAGTAG